A stretch of DNA from Triticum dicoccoides isolate Atlit2015 ecotype Zavitan chromosome 2A, WEW_v2.0, whole genome shotgun sequence:
GGCTGCACGAGACTGGTGGCCAGCATGAGCGCTTAATCAAAATGTATCTGACGGCTACGCAGGcgggcagtggcggagcttgggctGAATTTGTCGAGGGGCAAGAAACATGCTTTTAGTCTGATTTTAATTGGACATATGGGCTGAATACTAGATGATATTTGCTAACTTTCTTATGGGCTGGGGGCAATGGCCCATGTTGCTCTCCACAAAGCTCCGCCACTGCAGGCGGCGGACGCTCCACGTGCATAAGTCGGCTGAAGGATAGTGTTTTCCTTTAATGTTTTAGCTCATGTTTTTGCTAAGTCTTATATGAACTCTAGTGGTCTTTGTGTTTTCCGTTCTACTCTTGATTGTATCTGAAAGACTCTTTGTATACGTTGCTTGATTAATAATGTGTTGATGTTCTCTCAAAAAAATGTTAGCTCGCTCCAAGGGCATTTCGAGGCGACATCAAGTTTTGTTCACGACTTGCCAGATGCCATACCTTTCAGCGCTCAAAAAAAATATTAAGACTTCCTGAAGATAAATTTAGCTTGATAAGCTTAACTACTGTATTCttgaattttatttgaattttgtcAGCTTTCATTTTCTACAATTTCTTTCTTACATGGTTAATTATTTCCCATATCATTTCAGACACTTCTGTTatccattatttattttattttttttgaaaaagcacGTAAATTATGATATTTTGGTTTTTCTGTAATGCTGACTTTGCTATTTTTTGTCCATGTGGGCATGATGGTAGCAAAAATAGAACATAAATAGGTAGCCCTGAGTTTTGAAACCGGCTCAGGGTTGCTAAGTGCGTATATTTCTCCAAAAGGATTTGCAAAAACAATACAAAGAACTCGTATAATGGCAAAAAATGAAATGGTTTAAAAAGGATTGCTCAAAGTAGCATTTTAATCAGTTCATGAAAATGCACATGCTTAGCTTGGACACCAACGTCTTGTCACTGCTGGTTGTTTATTCATTGTTGCGGTTTGATTTGGCTTCTGCCTTGTCACCAgctttaggccctgtttggttcggctgtggatttctaaaagcaaaTGTGAAAAATCTGTTGTGAAAAAATAGCTGTgaaaaatctgatgtgaaaaagatataggtcatttggcaaaccatCTGATACAGCTTTTTCAAATTTTGgcccgcagcggaatcagattttggaaagcacgtcctgggctgctttcacttttggttcagattttgacaGCGAATTTCTggaatcggattctgctgggttcgtcctttggttcagattctgctgcgcggTAGCAGAATCCatcgataaaagctgaaccaaacagggccttattgTCATCTTACAAATCGGCAGAGCATGAATGAACCGAATAACTATAAAGTCCTATCACCCATACGCCATACATGGGCTGTACATTTATCAACACATCCTATCGTAACACCACAACATAAGTAAATGGTTGTATTGTACTACTCTGGTAACGGGGGCCATGGAATCCAGAGATGTTTCTACACACGAACTTCATCTTTGGGTAGGTACCCATGTTGCCTGAGATACCACAGAGCCCCCTGCGCGGCATGCTCTTGTGCGGCCTTCTTCTGTAGTTGAGCATCGCTGTAGCACTCCAAGAGTGTCTCCGAGGGTCCCCTGATCTGAACTGTAACCTTGTACGTGAATCTGTGTCATTTCACGCATGAAGTTAGCGGAGCATGTACACACCTTGATAGTAAAATAATTGGTATCCACAACATTTTGTAACAAATACAACACACTATGTGACTAGACAGCAACACATTTATCACCTCATATACTTACGTTGCATTTTATATTCACGCCTGAATTGGATataatgcatatcacgaagaagcaTTATCACGTAACCAAATAAAATGACAGTGAAACATGTCTTAAGATTTTAAATTTATGTGTTCACTATAGTCTGAACTTGCTTTTTTTTATATCATACCCACTGAAATCATAGTATTTGACTAGTAGCAAATGCTTGGCTCTGAAGCAGTACACCACAGTGAACTTGTATGACAAATACCAGAATACCACTACAAAGTAGATAACACCTTTCCAGACTTGCTGGCAATTTTCCTAAACAAGTTAGATATTGACAAATATTCTTGAGACCTTTCCATAAAAAAGTACACTGCTCTCAAACTGTTAAAGCAACTGCTTAATAATGACGGTCCTTGCCAGCTTAAGCTACCCGAAACTACCGTTTATGCAAAGCTTGAGGTTAAGAATAGTGTCTGTGCTTAGATTCTGCTTAATCCTCCTTTTTAGAGCACTATTTAACCTAGAATTGACATGCCACTCTCCTTACCAGGATAAACACCAAAAATAAGGAACTTAGAAATGGACATATATTATGATGGATAAGAAACATATTTTTTATTTTCTACACTGAAGAAACCACAAACTCTGTAAGAAAAGGAACCGTACAAGGAGACTATAATTCATTGTAATTTGTAATGCAGGCAACTTGATGTATGTTCTCCTTCAAGCAAGCTTACCTTCGGAGATGGCTTGGCCCTTCTTCTTTGCACAATTCAAATTCAGGGGGTATCCAATAACTTACGGCACATACTTCAAAAAGGAAAGACTTTGCTGTTTTATTTACCATATCACCTGCAAAGGTGATTAAAAGCGTTAAGGCGCTTCCTTTAAAATTAGAACGAAATTTGAAGTGTGAATAATAAAACATAGTTGTATATCCTGCAAATTTAGCAAACTCAATCGCCTTAAAACATTAACTCGATATATCTGGGTCTATTTGTTATCTCCCACTCAATAGATGAAGTTGTTTTGACACAATCAAGTTGAATGCACAATAAACAGTCAGATGAAATGTGTAATTGCTTCTTTCCATGTAGAATGTTTCAACACCAAATTTAAACCACAAATACTGCAAACTTGGTGCTTGAGAAGTACCACAGACATTTCGTATCTTCATAAGAATATATATATCATGGTTAAAAGACAAAACAAATGGCTAATTAATCCAAAATTTAAGTGCTGTTCACAGTGCCACCAGGTATGTGAGGTCAAAGTCGACAGTGTGCATATTTTTTTTCAACTTTCTAATGGAGAGCATTACGGTGCATAAAAAATGTATTAGATTTAGCATTACCATGATACTCCTTTCTAATATTTTTCTGAGTTGTTCCCTTCGGCAGACAGGCATTCTGCTTTGCAACCTTGAGCTGATTATTCCTTTCAATACTGACATCATCCTTGGAAAACATGGTATTCCCTGCTGTTCTTTGGCTAGAGGTTCTAAGAGTCCCACGAATAGAAATTGCTGTATTTTGGAAAGAGATGTTTGCATCCCTTTCTTTACCTATCTTCAGATTATTCGTTTCTGCAGATATGTCAGCCTCGACTTTGATTGGTTCTTCATTATAACCTAGTAGTTCTGGTTCTTTCTTCCTAGCATCTCGCAAAATCTCTTCCAGTGACTTGTTTTTATGTGTGTATCCATAATTCTGCATGAGTGCACAAGGATTCACAAAAGCAGTAAGTTCGCTTTAGCCTTTTAAGTAACAGAATCATTCAACAATACTGAAAATTATCATGTTACAGTAATTTGCCTGACACCACCATAGAAATAATAACCAAAATAAATATTCAATTGGTCAGAAAAAAACATGTAACATAGCAAGTGAACTTACATGGTTAAATTATACTCCCTCCCGTCCCGTAATATGGGACATTTttcgacactagtgtagtgtcaaaaaacgtcttacattatgggacggagggagtatataataacCATTTTCACAAGACATGAATCACATAATGACCATAAGTGTGGGGGGGAAATGACAAGGCACTAGTTCGTGAGCCGGGCAATGTTCCTCAAGTAGGATGTCTCAGAAAACAATCAGGAGACACATCTGTTGGAGAATTAGTATTAGGATATATTAAAAGTATTCTGATTCCAGTCTATAAAAGTCCAATTGTATCCACCCTTTGTTGGTTTTTTACTTCCAGACCTTTTCCAGGGTTCTTCTAACAAACAATGGCAAACATTTTGATGCATGTTCAAGGAAAAGTCTGAAATGCATGTTCAAGACGAACTAAAAAGAGACTGGTTGCAGTGGCCAGGCCATGTTATGACTGCATAGTCAATTGACTACACAGGTTTATAGCAAAACCTTTACATACAAATTACATGTGCAAATACAAGAAATAATATAAGATCCAGAGAGAAATATGTTTGACATCACATGTTTGTAGTCCTGGCACCACCACTGGCTGGTTGTATACATATTAAAGTCTGGTTGGgattgtaatccacacacataattATTTCCTCTAATTCCTACATGGTATAGAGCTTCATTTCCCGCCTAACCCTAATCACACCATCGTTGTTCCTGATCACCAGCCTCTTCTACCTTGTCAATGTCGTGAGGTTGTCATGGTGATACCCAgacacaaaaaggaaaaaaaaaggattGGCATTTGATGTATTTATGTCTTTCAAGCACATAATTTGGGGATGAAAAATGCAGTTCTCGATATGGCGGCAAGCTTCGATGCGTTGCGGCGATCGTGGTAGATATGTGCAGCATAGTTTGGTGATTAGGTGTGCAATTTATCTGCGGTCATGAACATATAAAGTGTTTAGTTCAAGGAACCGGAAAATGAATGAGGCGCACTTGTTTGGTTTGAATTTAGGAATGGAATGTGTTGGTCCATTGCCACCTCATCCCTCGTAAGCACAATGCTAATTACATACATGGGAAGTGTCATCCCATCAAAATCATGGTATCATCCCATGATGGACCAGAATATTTAAACCAAATACCATAATGCATGTTGACAGTTTATAAAAAACAAATGAAACCATTGAGATTATCGTATTTCATGGTAATTGCAAAACAAAAGTCAAAGGCACCAAAGGCAGATCTTCAGTTTAGAAATTGCTTTTTGTGCACCCAACTGGAATGGCTCAAACGTCACAATTCTGTGGCAAGTCCAAAAATAGAAGGCCAAGTAACCAAAATATACCTTCAGTTTAGAAAGTGTTTCTTGTGCAGCAAACTTCCTAGCAACTTTTGAATTCCGGTTTGCAGCGGCAGAACTTATCACCTGGCTGTTTATGTTAACTTCCACTTTGACGTGGTACTCTCCATCGGCTTTCATAGGTTCGGGAAGGCCTAACTCAAGTTCATGAGATTGACAAAGTTCCCGAATTTCTCTCATGGGATTCATGTGCATGTCAGAGAAGCTCAACACTGGCTTTAGAAGCATAAGCACTAGCGTCCAAACGTAGTTCAGGTTGAATCCTGAATCTAAAAGAACTGCAGCAACACAAGATTCGACAATATCACCAAGAACCTGCAAGCAAGATTACAGTAAAAGGATATAAGTGTTTGCCATAAAAATGTTATGCCATATAAAGTATGTGATTGCTAAAGAAATCCTACAAGTCAAACAGAAATCAAATACATCAAATGCAGCAACTAGTTACTCAAGAAAATCATATAACCATAGTACAAAAAAATGTATGATTCCTatcaaatgcaacaactagttactCAAGAAAATCATATAACCATAGTACTAAAAAATGTATGATTCCTATACAATTATTGATAATGATAATACTTGTTTTGTGTTTTAAGTCGGCTGACCCCTACTATCCCATCTTATATCGAAAACTTTAATAATCACTATATTTTAGCAGTAATTGTGCACGCTAAAAATGGGTTATCTAAAGAGGCGTAGCAGTTACAAGGATATAACAATACCTTTGGGCATGCTGGTTCTTCTACCAAGTCTTTCTCTGAATTGGGAAGTCTAATATAATTCTCAAACTTATTCACTGCTGACGAAAGATAATTTGAATCCTTTATAAGATACTTATGGATACCTTTCTGGACTGCCACATATGCAAGCGAATTATTACTGACAGCTAACGATTTTAAATCGGTTATTTGACCAGGCTTTAGATCAGGATAAGCTGAGTAGAGGTACGAGGTtatcaaatattccaaaacagcaTCTCCAAGGAACTCCAATTTCTGATCAAATACGAAAAGAACATAGTCAGCCAAGTAAATCATTGATTACTACATCAGTTCACCAATGACAATGCAAGAAAAAAGAAGCTCTGACCTGGTAGCATCCTCCAGAATGTTTATTGAATGAAGGATGCACAAATGCTTCGAGAATTAGACCCTTGTGTTTGAAATTGTAACCGATTAATTCCTCAAGCTCACCGACGTCGGTGTGGTTCGTGAGAGATAAATTGATGGAGCTTGCATCTAATACTCTATATAGGGATgaatctttaaaatcaacatctaTTCCCACCCAGTGAAGGAATGCAAATGCAGCTTTGAATCCACCTTCAACAAGAAATGCTCCGACAAGCGATTCAACAGCATCCGCTATAGTCTTCCTATGCAACCAATGATGCGACTTTGTACACCTCAAGTTACAGTTTTCTCGACTATCTGTGTGTATATTCACTTCTGTGTCAGCATTGCAAACAACTTTACAAGGCCTTCCCAGTGCAATGAACTGTGTCGGTTCAAAGTGTTGATCCCGTATGTACACCTAAGTTTACACAGACATGCAAAAAAAAAGATGTTCAGTTACGCTACAGAATTCATGGCAGGTATTTGACAGGGAAAATAACTCATTATCTTGTGTAatgattttttttttgcaacagAAACAAGGATCATGGACCTCTATTAAAATGTTACAAGGCAGCAAACCATGTTTTAAATAAGAGGATGTACTTAAATTAGATCATAAGGATAAACAGAATGTTTGACTACCGTCGTAGATAATTATGGTCAGTCCAAGATAATACAGAGCTCATCAAAGTTATAATGTCACAATCAGCAATTATTCCTAAGTAAGGAGGATAACGAGTATATGGCTATCATGTGCAATGTTGACAAAAAAGTGTGGCTTTAAGTTCAGTTCCTATAGTCACATGGTGAGTCCATCCAGGAAAGGCCTTTTCTGGCAGATTGCGGCTTAATCTTGCTTTTCTTGTGGTGATTGTAGTTCACTTTATTAGCTGTAGATAATTATGGTCAGGCCAAGATAATACAGAGCTCATAAAGGCTATAATGTCACTATCAGTAACTATTCCAAAGTAGGCTATCGTTCAGTTACGCTAATGAGTATATGCCTGGCTATCGTTCGCAACATTGACAGAAACATGCAGCTTTAAGTTCAATTCTGATAGTCACATGGCGAGTCCATCTAGAAAAGGCCTTCTCTGGCAGATTGTGAACTAATCTTGCTTTTCTTGTGATGATTGTAGTTACACTTTATCAGCTGTCATAGACGGCAGCTTAGAGCAATGGTTCATCCTTTACGGGGTAGAAACCCTTGATCGGGCCTTCAATGGTTGGATCTGGCAACAGCGGTCTTCTTCACTGTCTTCATGTTTGAGACCAGGCCTTCACTGATTGGATCCGACGAGGGTACGGCGGTCTTGTGCAGTGGTACCTACTATCCGGAAGCAGACTCTCAATCTGCCAATCAATGGTTAGATCCCGCAACATCATCATACATGTGTCATCTCCTTGCAGGATTTGTCTAGCAAGATGGTGATGTGATCTCCAGGGTGAATGCCCTTCGTCTGACACTGGTTGGACCAGCTTCAGTCCTTGGTTGTTGTAGTTTTGGATTTTAATTTCATCGCTTGAATGGTTGGCTCCGCAGAAGCTGGACACATTCTGACAATTATGTTTGTCACTTTATTTTCCCTTTCTAAGCTGATTTTTGTTATGCATTAGCGCCTTTTGaaacattttgaaaaaaaaaactgaaGGCTGTGAAATCGATCCAGATGCGGGAAAACCCTCTCCAATTTTAACCTTAAAAAGCTGTTGTGTTGGGCATAGGGTACCAATGGTGAACCCACATGGGAGCCACATGCGACCAGTTCTGTCGCCCCAGGACCGGCCCTCAAGAGGCAGAGCTAATCCTGCATGACTCCGTTTTAAGTTGTATTAGACTCAGCTAGTCAAGCCGAGCTGGTGTCCTAGGTCTGGTTAGACACTAATCCAGTTGAGATTAACCCCTTTTTATTTAAATGAGATGTACTAGGTCAGAAACCCTGGCGATAGGGGTTATCCAAGGAGTTGTATCCAGTCAAGAATCTGAAGAGATTGAGTAGGGTGCTATATAAACTCATAGGGTGCAATCAATTGACAACAAATAAAAATGATTATCTCTTCTCTTTGTCCATGGTCTCTCTTGACGACCCTGATCTAGCTCTTCCCTACATGTTCTGGTCATGATCAGACAAATCAAGGCATAACATGGGCAGAAGATGAGCCTACTGaacttggtctacatttgaaacaaagatAACACAACCCATAGGTCACACAAAACTTGGAAGGGAAACAGATATTGGGTTCACTGAAAACAATATCTAACCTGCAAATTTCTTTTGATTGATAACTCATATAAATGTGAATTATTCACTATAGCAGAACGTCTGCTGGTCAATTGCCCTTCATCAAGTCCTTCATATGTAAGAAAGTTGTGACGTCCAACTACATACTTCAAAAGAGCATCACCTAAGACTTCAAAGCGCTCCAAAGAAATCCTCTCCAAACACCTTTCGGTGGTAAGTGCTTCAAGGATCTGAAATAGATTAACATCATTTGCAGCATGGATAGGTAATTCAAACTAGAAGTTCAGCATGAAGGGTGCGAAAATTGCATGACTTACACCAGAGGCACTAATTTGAGAAGCCTCTGAGAATGAAGACAACATGACATCCTTCAACTCAATAGCTACCAGCAAATTCTCCAACCGACACATCAACGATGGTAACAAAGACAGGGAGCTACACATATCCTTCGAAAACCCAATTATCTTCAAAGAACATAGCTCTGGAGGCAACTCCACAAAGTGCTCCATCAATTCACGACCTTCTTCTAAATACAAATAACAAAATAAGAAAAGGAACACCATCAGAAATACTATACCTAGATAGGGTACATTTAAGGAATCATAGTAGAGCAGTATATTCAGAATACAATTCATAAATGGATTGAATCAACAGTGCTCAAAAGCTTAAACCAGAGAAGCAAGAACTAGGTCCAATTAGGCCTGGGCATTCGGTCTAACCGGACCGATCGGTTCGGTTTTTCAGGTCACAAAGTTTTTCGGTTTCTAAAAATTGCAGACCAATCGGCTCTTGCAGAATTAGGTAACCGAATTTTCTTGGAACCGAACAATCGGTTCTGTCATCGGTTCCAACCGAACAGATCCGAACTTCATGCGCACAGATACATTTTCTTCCTTGGCCTTACTCCGCAAGTTTCCGTACGAGCAGGCACATGAAACATGGCTAGCTAGCTAGTACCTTTTATAGCCTTTCACACGCTTCCTTTCTTAGTGGCTATCCGATGTGGTACTACAGTAAACCTATTTTTGCATGGGCCGATTGCTACACTTTTTGGGCCATACCAGACGTGTACGTGGCTAAAGTGAGATAAGTGAAAAAGGCATAGAGAGACTTGGAGCTGCCGTGTTGGGCTAGCTGGGCCAGCTGGCCTAGGACAGCGGGGACACAGAATACAGGAAGTGTGTGGTGTATTTCTTCAACAGAAAAATACGGAGGTGCGAGGCATGCTCTGTAGTTTCGGGTTGTTAGGTCTTTTCGGTTAACCAAGTGTTAAAACCGAAATTAGAGAATAAATTTCGGTTCTATAGATTTAATAACCGAAATAGGAACCAAACTTTTCGGTTTCGGTCCCGGTTCTTTCGGTTCGGTGCAACGGTTCTCGGTTAATATGCCCACCCCTAGGTCCAATGCATCCACAAGTAGTTCCAGAATGTTGAAAGCAATTCACAAGCGGTTCAAGAAAATTTGACAGCAAGAATTTACATAGAGCAATATTGGCTCACTACCATCACAGGGTGCAAGTGGCGTTAAGAGACGATCGACACGTGTGTTAAAAATTGTACACTCCTGCAGAGATGATCGGCCCATGGTCATCTGGAAagacaagttgcatatttcctaacatTGTACTTATGTTTTGCTTCTCCTCTTAATGAAAAGATGCATGCCCTCTAAAAAAACTACAGACGACCATCACAAATATTTCTTCACTTTACGGCAAGTTGAACACTTAGAAGTATTTTAATGCTAAGCAAAATAGTGATGCTTGGATAAAGAAGAGTCCAAAACAGGAAACAGTTTATAAAGGTACTAGTTCTGAAGGGACAAAAAGTGTAACCTGTGGTCTCCCGTAATCGGTCATGAAGCAAATTATGCAGATTGCAGAGCTGCTTAGCGTGCAGAAGTGGCTGCTCGGGATGTGATAGTTTGATACCAAACCTGATTTGAAAAGTCCATCAGTTCATTAGAACATCAATAAAGCACTTAAGCAGAAATATCGCAACATTTCTTTTAAACTGCTTATAAAAAAAGTTGGTTAGTTGCCGAGAAAAGGCTACCAGGGATGACTAGGATCAGTTCAGTGGACCTATCATACGACCATCACATAGACTACTTGTAAAGCCAGGACAGAAGCAGCACATTTGCTAACATGTTTCCCAAAACTAAAGCTTCTTATGGGGATTTCTACTGGGGTGGTCCCATGAtattatatctttgacttgcatggCCTACTTTTCGTAACATGAAGTAGATACACATTCCTCCTCCCTTACTAAGCCTtttgtcccaaacaagttggggtaggctagatataaaaccctttcacgaggacttcccaggaggtcacccatcctagtactactctcgcccaaatgggtttcatacccaaaggactggctagtttttacgttggctcgccaagcctatcacaacccttagatatgaaaccctttcacgaggacaacccttagatatgaaatcctagtactactctcgctcaaatgggtttcatacccatgggactggctagtttttacgttggctcgccaagcctatcacaaccctcctcctttacctgggcttgggaccggctatgcctagaagacataggtGAAGTAGATACAAATTATCATACTAAACATAAATTTGTATATTCATAAATGGTACAGATAGCTCGCAATCTTAAGGTTGGTTATGTAGCTATACATGACCTAGTGAGTGCTCAATGACGGTAGCATGAGAATTGAAAGCAAAGAAGGGGGATGCAAATAATCCTTCAGTTTGTTACCTTTCCTTGTAATGATCTTCATAAGTAGCACCGTCGTATTCACTTCTAGCATTTAGTTCATTCAGAATGACATCAATGACGAAAAATGTCTTAATATGGGGAGCAAAGATTAGACTGCCAACGACATCAGTTTTACTGTACATATTATCAAGAAGCCTTAAAGACTCATCTGGCAAATATGATCCATGCGCAGACACACCAGTTGGATCTTTAAAAACCGGTGATGATAAACAGCGCTTAACTGTTTGCCAGTCAATCATAAATATATCACCATACAATTCCTGCTTGATTGGAAGCAGCAGGTAAAAGGTTGAATTAAACTGTAGCGTTTCACTGTTGCCCAACAACATAACATGAGATACAGTGAACTCAGATCTGTCCAGGAGAACCTTCAGAAACATTTCTTGGAAATTGCGTGCCAGCATCATCTGACAAGAAAAAACAATGTTAACATTTTATACGCCATTCAATAAATGATCACATGTTAACATATGAAAAAATGAGCAAGACGGTGCCTGTTCTTCGTCAAATGATATCGTCCCTAAATGTTTCATTCCTGCTTTCACAATCCTGCCGCGAGCCAGATGCAAATCAACCTCCAACTTTTCAGCTTCCATAGGAAGGGAGTTGATCACAAAAAGACCAAATATCCGATAATGTCTATCTGCTGGTATGGGAAAGAATTGAATATAGTAGAAATGCAAGTTCAATGGACAGTCCAGTTTGCATGTTGAAGGTTTGAGAATTGTGGGAATTAACATCTCATGAAGCTCTTCTCTTAGACTTTCATCTGAAATATGCAAACAATAGCTGAGCCGAATCACCAGTATTATGACAATGTAAGAACAAGTGAGTGAACATACCATCATGACTGTTGCTTGCTGAACCATTTGTTGTTGATGCCCTGTTCTTTCCTGAACCTGAACCAGGCAGAAGAAAATCTGTCAAAGCACCCAATTCATACAATTTCACGTATGCCTCTAAGCATGCATCCCTCTTAGCCTCGTCATTTGATTGGCATGGTTGGCCATCCACTTGACGAAAAGCAGCATTTGGTGGAAGAATTACTCTGCAGATTATCCCCTCAGTGTCATCAATGTAGATGAATGCTGGGGAAGGATTGAAGAACCTTCAAGAAGTTTAGTCATATTAGTACAACAAAGAACTAATGAATAAAAGCATGGGATCATAACAGGTTGATGTACACAGCAGGCCTTACATGTCCTTGGGAAGGTTGTAGCAGTAGCGATGCAGTAGAGATACACTACATGCAGTGCTAATGGAAGCACCCGTTTTTTCCACTCGATAACTTTTCTCCTCGAGGTGATCAAACACATCATTTGAAGTTCTCAAGTCTATCTCTCCATTCATAATGCCTTCACCATCAATATAGTCATTAAGCAACTTTTCTTGAGAATGATTGCCCCTGGTATGTATCAGAATGAATAAGAAGGGCAAAAATCAAGGACTAAAGTACAATCAAACCTATAATATTAACACCAATTGTCTATCTATTTAATGGAAAAATCACCTCTCCAGGAGAACAACATATTTAGAATTTGTCATCCGAGCACGTCCCCTCGACTGGATAAAACTGGCAACAGTTTCTGGAAGATCAAACCGCACAACGAGGCAACAAGTCTGAATGTCCAGACCCTCTTCACCTACACTGGTAGCAATCAAAAGATTCACCTGCAAACAGCAAAGGCAAAGGAATTGTGATGCAAGAAGCATAGTAGATATACGGGTATAAGGCCAACGTTAGATTTTGGGGCGTGTATCGCAAGTAATTTACCACATGCATTACCAACTCAAGGATAATACAAATGTAGGCCTAAAGCCCTTAGTCCCACGAGTCCTATCCAGGATAGAACCCTGCTTGAGTCAAAAAGACCTACTAAAACCCTATGTCTTTATTATTAGTATAATCTAACAACACTTTACAAGCCAAGAACCAATCCTTCAGTCTGTCCCGTGTCAATCCTTGTATATTGTAAGTGCCTACTCACTCAGCCGTTACAACATAGGAGCTCACTAATGTCCATCAGAAACGATTAGCCCATGGCCTAGTTAAACTGAATTTGGCTTATACTTGACTAAACTGCCGACTCGCTGACTCAACTGGTGGATCTCAGAGTCTGTGTATGCTGGCCCTGATGTTGTATGCCAACCAGTTATATTCATAGTTAGGTGCGCACCAATAAGAAATTAAAAATCCACCTCAACAACAACCAAGATCAGTACGAACCACCTAGTTATGATTATGCTCCCAGGTGTGCTCAATTACATATTTACATCACAAAAAATGTTAACTTACTCTTGAAGAAAGAGCAGGCCAAGAATAAATGCAGGATGTGACATATTCAAAATAGTTATCCAAAGAACACTTTTTATTGTCTTCGGAAGAATTCATGTAGAAGGTATGAATGCCTAATTACACCAATTATTATACCTCGCCAGAAGAGAAATTTTCAACAATAGCATCCATCTTCTGCCTTGACATGTTCTTTGGTCCCGAGTGGCGTCCCACAAGGAACTCACATTTCCAAAGATCAAGGCCTttcaaattttggaggatatgtgcTATTGCTCTTGCAACAGTTATTCTTTTCACGA
This window harbors:
- the LOC119355710 gene encoding endoribonuclease Dicer homolog 4-like isoform X3, whose translation is MVKPPRIFGMTASPVMGKGGSNKLNYTKCINSLEELLHAKVCSVDNAELESVLAFPDMEVYTYVPLSHSNLTVTYNKELDRSKLESERILRESLYDFKDSQKKLKSLGRLHGNLVFCLQELGSFGALQAAKAFLSSDGDVLDRKESDMNDNSTRFKHHYLNKAISVLNCNILDGTHDDSFHLEMLEEPFFSNKIVVLIKILSRYRLEENMKCIVFVKRITVARAIAHILQNLKGLDLWKCEFLVGRHSGPKNMSRQKMDAIVENFSSGEVNLLIATSVGEEGLDIQTCCLVVRFDLPETVASFIQSRGRARMTNSKYVVLLERGNHSQEKLLNDYIDGEGIMNGEIDLRTSNDVFDHLEEKSYRVEKTGASISTACSVSLLHRYCYNLPKDMFFNPSPAFIYIDDTEGIICRVILPPNAAFRQVDGQPCQSNDEAKRDACLEAYVKLYELGALTDFLLPGSGSGKNRASTTNGSASNSHDDESLREELHEMLIPTILKPSTCKLDCPLNLHFYYIQFFPIPADRHYRIFGLFVINSLPMEAEKLEVDLHLARGRIVKAGMKHLGTISFDEEQMMLARNFQEMFLKVLLDRSEFTVSHVMLLGNSETLQFNSTFYLLLPIKQELYGDIFMIDWQTVKRCLSSPVFKDPTGVSAHGSYLPDESLRLLDNMYSKTDVVGSLIFAPHIKTFFVIDVILNELNARSEYDGATYEDHYKERFGIKLSHPEQPLLHAKQLCNLHNLLHDRLRETTEEGRELMEHFVELPPELCSLKIIGFSKDMCSSLSLLPSLMCRLENLLVAIELKDVMLSSFSEASQISASGILEALTTERCLERISLERFEVLGDALLKYVVGRHNFLTYEGLDEGQLTSRRSAIVNNSHLYELSIKRNLQVYIRDQHFEPTQFIALGRPCKVVCNADTEVNIHTDSRENCNLRCTKSHHWLHRKTIADAVESLVGAFLVEGGFKAAFAFLHWVGIDVDFKDSSLYRVLDASSINLSLTNHTDVGELEELIGYNFKHKGLILEAFVHPSFNKHSGGCYQKLEFLGDAVLEYLITSYLYSAYPDLKPGQITDLKSLAVSNNSLAYVAVQKGIHKYLIKDSNYLSSAVNKFENYIRLPNSEKDLVEEPACPKVLGDIVESCVAAVLLDSGFNLNYVWTLVLMLLKPVLSFSDMHMNPMREIRELCQSHELELGLPEPMKADGEYHVKVEVNINSQVISSAAANRNSKVARKFAAQETLSKLKNYGYTHKNKSLEEILRDARKKEPELLGYNEEPIKVEADISAETNNLKIGKERDANISFQNTAISIRGTLRTSSQRTAGNTMFSKDDVSIERNNQLKVAKQNACLPKGTTQKNIRKEYHGDMVNKTAKSFLFEVCAVSYWIPPEFELCKEEGPSHLRRFTYKVTVQIRGPSETLLECYSDAQLQKKAAQEHAAQGALWYLRQHGYLPKDEVRV